Proteins found in one Triticum urartu cultivar G1812 chromosome 4, Tu2.1, whole genome shotgun sequence genomic segment:
- the LOC125553191 gene encoding phospholipase D delta-like isoform X1, which produces MGSAAGADAPVHLHGDLEVWIAEARRLPNMDITSERMRSCFTACVSGEGGSRSGGSAGSRSKKKKKKKRLITSASYAYVSVCLAGATVAQTRVIPNSGAPRWDERFRVEVAHAAATLDLHVKDNHVFGARLIGVASVPARRLAAGALVHGWFPVVHAHGHHHHHHGSSPAAELRFCLRYTPVAQQHGGSSPLCAAVPNAYFPLRRGGRVTLYQDAHVADGQLPGIELDGGGTYEHGRCWEDISRAIVDAHHLVYVVGWSIHHPIRLVREPAAGTGTTMKTLGELLKGKVHEGVRVVMLIWDDKTSHDRFLLKTDGVMHTHDEQTRKFFRHSGVHCVLVPRYGSNKLSIFKQHVVGTLFTHHQKCVIVDSQAAGNNRKITAFLGGLDLCDGRYDTPEHRLFKDLDTVFHQDFHNPTFPVNSYGPRQPWHDLHCKIEGPAAYDILTNFEQRWRKATKWRVNLKKVVIWHYDTLIKIKRMPWIVSPSTDEADARVCHEQDTENWHVQVFRSIDSGSVKGFPKLVQEAQSQNLVCAKNLKIDRSIHSAYVKAIRSAQHFIYIENQYFIGSSFCWHSHKNTGADNLIPVELALKIASKIKAKQRFAVYIVIPMWPEGIPTTAAVQQILFWQVCSQPKSIGANHVYDVQDHSGRSREPGSPRLPSSRLSELLLPWEARARRLSGGELMQRQLCSGHGAEAPEVHDLRALQRDGGGRRVRGDRVGQHQPEVHGRVQGHGDRHGRVPAAPHLGRRPRRSSSRTGVRVQDVAVGGAPGRQGGGVVPAAGVGGVRAAGERGGGGELAGVRVAGRDDEGAPDAVPREGGQGRRRWAAAGPRVLPGRRRQGPRRAVIAARCSHHVIKLTDCQDPKNTNETALTQKKKRKEKL; this is translated from the exons ATGGGCTCTGCCGCCGGCGCCGATGCGCCGGTGCACCTTCACGGCGACCTGGAGGTGTGGATCGCGGAGGCCAGGCGGCTCCCCAACATGGACATCACGTCGGAGCGCATGCGGAGTTGCTTCACCGCCTGCGTTAGCGGCGAGGGCGGGTCCAGGAGCGGCGGCAGCGCCGGCAGCCggagcaagaagaagaagaagaagaagcggctCATCACCAGCGCCAGCTACGCCTACGTGTCCGTGTGCCTGGCGGGCGCCACGGTGGCGCAGACCCGGGTGATCCCCAACTCCGGCGCGCCCCGGTGGGACGAGCGCTTCCGCGTCGAGGtcgcccacgccgccgccacccTCGACCTCCACGTCAAGGACAACCACGTCTTCGGCGCGCGCCTCATCGGCGTCGCCTCCGTCcccgcccgccgcctcgccgccggaGCTCTAGTCCACGGCTGGTTCCCCGTCGTCCACGCCCACggtcaccaccaccaccaccacggcAGCAGCCCGGCCGCCGAGCTGCGCTTCTGCCTGCGCTACACCCCGGTGGCCCAGCAGCACGGCGGCAGCAGCCCGCTGTGCGCCGCCGTGCCTAACGCCTACTTCCCGCTCCGCCGGGGCGGCCGCGTCACGCTCTACCAGGACGCCCACGTCGCCGACGGGCAGCTCCCTGGGATTGAGCTTGATGGCGGCGGGACGTATGAGCACGGCCGGTGCTGGGAGGACATCTCCCGCGCCATCGTCGACGCGCACCACCTCGTCTACGTCGTCGGCTGGTCCATCCACCACCCCATCCGCCTCGTCAGGGAGCCCGCCGCCGGCACCGGCACCACCATGAAGACGCTCGGGGAGCTCCTCAAAGGCAAGGTCCACGAGGGCGTCCGCGTGGTCATGCTCATCTGGGACGACAAGACGTCCCACGACAGGTTCCTCCTCAAAACG GACGGCGTGATGCACACCCACGACGAGCAGACCAGAAAGTTCTTCAGGCACTCGGGCGTCCACTGCGTGTTGGTTCCTCGCTACGGCAGCAACAAGCTCAGCATCTTCAAGCAGCAC GTTGTGGGGACTCTGTTTACGCACCATCAGAAATGCGTGATTGTCGATTCGCAGGCCGCGGGAAACAACCGCAAGATCACCGCATTTCTCGGCGGTCTGGACCTGTGTGATGGCAGATATGATACGCCTGAGCATAGGCTTTTCAAAGACCTTGACACTGTTTTTCATCAGGATTTTCATAATCCTACCTTCCCT GTTAATTCTTATGGACCAAGGCAGCCATGGCATGATTTGCACTGCAAAATCGAGGGTCCTGCCGCCTATGACATACTGACAAACTTCGAACAACGATGGCGGAAAGCCACGAAATGGAGGGTCAACCTTAAAAAGGTTGTCATTTGGCATTACGACACATTGATCAAGATTAAACGGATGCCCTGGATTGTTTCACCTTCTACCGATGAGGCGGATGCGCGTGTTTGTCACGAACAGGACACGGAAAACTGGCATGTACAG GTTTTCAGGTCAATTGACTCAGGATCTGTCAAGGGGTTTCCTAAACTTGTCCAAGAGGCACAGTCACAG AATCTAGTTTGTGCCAAGAATCTAAAAATTGACAGGAGCATACACAGTGCATACGTGAAAGCCATCAGGTCTGCACAACACTTCATATACATCGAGAACCAGTACTTCATTGGGTCTTCATTCTGCTGGCATTCACACAAAAATACAG GTGCAGACAATTTAATACCCGTCGAGCTGGCCTTGAAGATTGCGAGCAAGATCAAAGCGAAGCAGCGATTTGCGGTCTACATTGTTATCCCAATGTGGCCTGAAGGCATCCCAACCACAGCAGCAGTGCAGCAAATCCTCTTTTGGCAGGTTTGCTCCCAACCAAAGTCTATAG GGGCAAACCATGTCTATGATGTACAAGATCATAGCGGACGCTCTCGAGAGCCAGGGTCTCCTCGACTCCCATCCTCAAGACTATCTGAACTTCTACTGCCTTGGGAGGCGCGAGCTCGCCGCCTCTCCGGAGGAGAGCTTATGCAACGACAACTCTGCTCTG GGCATGGCGCAGAAGCACCGGAGGTTCATGATCTACGTGCACTCCAAAGGGATGGTGGTGGACGACGAGTACGTGGTGATCGGGTCGGCCAACATCAACCAGAGGTCCATGGAAGGGTCCAGGGACACGGAGATCGCCATGGGCGCGTACCAGCCGCACCACACCTCGGCCGGAGACCACGGCGCTCCTCCTCGCGGACAGGTGTACGGGTACAGGATGTCGCTGTGGGCGGAGCACCTGGGCGGCAGGGCGGAGGAGTGGTTCCGGCGGCCGGAGTCGGAGGAGTGCGTGCGGCGGGTGaacgcggcggcggaggagaacTGGCGGGCGTACGTGTCGCCGGACGAGACGACGAGGGGGCACCTGATGCGGTACCCCGTGAAGGTGGACAGGGACGGCGGCGTTGGGCCGCTGCCGGGCCACGAGTGCTTCCCGGACGTCGGCGGCAAGGTCCTCGGCGGGCAGTCATCGCTGCCCGATGCTCTCACCACGTAATTAAGCTAACCGATTGTCAGGATCCAAAGAACACTAACGAGACAGCACTCactcaaaagaaaaaaagaaaagaaaaactgtaa
- the LOC125553191 gene encoding phospholipase D delta-like isoform X2, with translation MGSAAGADAPVHLHGDLEVWIAEARRLPNMDITSERMRSCFTACVSGEGGSRSGGSAGSRSKKKKKKKRLITSASYAYVSVCLAGATVAQTRVIPNSGAPRWDERFRVEVAHAAATLDLHVKDNHVFGARLIGVASVPARRLAAGALVHGWFPVVHAHGHHHHHHGSSPAAELRFCLRYTPVAQQHGGSSPLCAAVPNAYFPLRRGGRVTLYQDAHVADGQLPGIELDGGGTYEHGRCWEDISRAIVDAHHLVYVVGWSIHHPIRLVREPAAGTGTTMKTLGELLKGKVHEGVRVVMLIWDDKTSHDRFLLKTDGVMHTHDEQTRKFFRHSGVHCVLVPRYGSNKLSIFKQHVVGTLFTHHQKCVIVDSQAAGNNRKITAFLGGLDLCDGRYDTPEHRLFKDLDTVFHQDFHNPTFPVNSYGPRQPWHDLHCKIEGPAAYDILTNFEQRWRKATKWRVNLKKVVIWHYDTLIKIKRMPWIVSPSTDEADARVCHEQDTENWHVQVFRSIDSGSVKGFPKLVQEAQSQNLVCAKNLKIDRSIHSAYVKAIRSAQHFIYIENQYFIGSSFCWHSHKNTGADNLIPVELALKIASKIKAKQRFAVYIVIPMWPEGIPTTAAVQQILFWQGQTMSMMYKIIADALESQGLLDSHPQDYLNFYCLGRRELAASPEESLCNDNSALGMAQKHRRFMIYVHSKGMVVDDEYVVIGSANINQRSMEGSRDTEIAMGAYQPHHTSAGDHGAPPRGQVYGYRMSLWAEHLGGRAEEWFRRPESEECVRRVNAAAEENWRAYVSPDETTRGHLMRYPVKVDRDGGVGPLPGHECFPDVGGKVLGGQSSLPDALTT, from the exons ATGGGCTCTGCCGCCGGCGCCGATGCGCCGGTGCACCTTCACGGCGACCTGGAGGTGTGGATCGCGGAGGCCAGGCGGCTCCCCAACATGGACATCACGTCGGAGCGCATGCGGAGTTGCTTCACCGCCTGCGTTAGCGGCGAGGGCGGGTCCAGGAGCGGCGGCAGCGCCGGCAGCCggagcaagaagaagaagaagaagaagcggctCATCACCAGCGCCAGCTACGCCTACGTGTCCGTGTGCCTGGCGGGCGCCACGGTGGCGCAGACCCGGGTGATCCCCAACTCCGGCGCGCCCCGGTGGGACGAGCGCTTCCGCGTCGAGGtcgcccacgccgccgccacccTCGACCTCCACGTCAAGGACAACCACGTCTTCGGCGCGCGCCTCATCGGCGTCGCCTCCGTCcccgcccgccgcctcgccgccggaGCTCTAGTCCACGGCTGGTTCCCCGTCGTCCACGCCCACggtcaccaccaccaccaccacggcAGCAGCCCGGCCGCCGAGCTGCGCTTCTGCCTGCGCTACACCCCGGTGGCCCAGCAGCACGGCGGCAGCAGCCCGCTGTGCGCCGCCGTGCCTAACGCCTACTTCCCGCTCCGCCGGGGCGGCCGCGTCACGCTCTACCAGGACGCCCACGTCGCCGACGGGCAGCTCCCTGGGATTGAGCTTGATGGCGGCGGGACGTATGAGCACGGCCGGTGCTGGGAGGACATCTCCCGCGCCATCGTCGACGCGCACCACCTCGTCTACGTCGTCGGCTGGTCCATCCACCACCCCATCCGCCTCGTCAGGGAGCCCGCCGCCGGCACCGGCACCACCATGAAGACGCTCGGGGAGCTCCTCAAAGGCAAGGTCCACGAGGGCGTCCGCGTGGTCATGCTCATCTGGGACGACAAGACGTCCCACGACAGGTTCCTCCTCAAAACG GACGGCGTGATGCACACCCACGACGAGCAGACCAGAAAGTTCTTCAGGCACTCGGGCGTCCACTGCGTGTTGGTTCCTCGCTACGGCAGCAACAAGCTCAGCATCTTCAAGCAGCAC GTTGTGGGGACTCTGTTTACGCACCATCAGAAATGCGTGATTGTCGATTCGCAGGCCGCGGGAAACAACCGCAAGATCACCGCATTTCTCGGCGGTCTGGACCTGTGTGATGGCAGATATGATACGCCTGAGCATAGGCTTTTCAAAGACCTTGACACTGTTTTTCATCAGGATTTTCATAATCCTACCTTCCCT GTTAATTCTTATGGACCAAGGCAGCCATGGCATGATTTGCACTGCAAAATCGAGGGTCCTGCCGCCTATGACATACTGACAAACTTCGAACAACGATGGCGGAAAGCCACGAAATGGAGGGTCAACCTTAAAAAGGTTGTCATTTGGCATTACGACACATTGATCAAGATTAAACGGATGCCCTGGATTGTTTCACCTTCTACCGATGAGGCGGATGCGCGTGTTTGTCACGAACAGGACACGGAAAACTGGCATGTACAG GTTTTCAGGTCAATTGACTCAGGATCTGTCAAGGGGTTTCCTAAACTTGTCCAAGAGGCACAGTCACAG AATCTAGTTTGTGCCAAGAATCTAAAAATTGACAGGAGCATACACAGTGCATACGTGAAAGCCATCAGGTCTGCACAACACTTCATATACATCGAGAACCAGTACTTCATTGGGTCTTCATTCTGCTGGCATTCACACAAAAATACAG GTGCAGACAATTTAATACCCGTCGAGCTGGCCTTGAAGATTGCGAGCAAGATCAAAGCGAAGCAGCGATTTGCGGTCTACATTGTTATCCCAATGTGGCCTGAAGGCATCCCAACCACAGCAGCAGTGCAGCAAATCCTCTTTTGGCAG GGGCAAACCATGTCTATGATGTACAAGATCATAGCGGACGCTCTCGAGAGCCAGGGTCTCCTCGACTCCCATCCTCAAGACTATCTGAACTTCTACTGCCTTGGGAGGCGCGAGCTCGCCGCCTCTCCGGAGGAGAGCTTATGCAACGACAACTCTGCTCTG GGCATGGCGCAGAAGCACCGGAGGTTCATGATCTACGTGCACTCCAAAGGGATGGTGGTGGACGACGAGTACGTGGTGATCGGGTCGGCCAACATCAACCAGAGGTCCATGGAAGGGTCCAGGGACACGGAGATCGCCATGGGCGCGTACCAGCCGCACCACACCTCGGCCGGAGACCACGGCGCTCCTCCTCGCGGACAGGTGTACGGGTACAGGATGTCGCTGTGGGCGGAGCACCTGGGCGGCAGGGCGGAGGAGTGGTTCCGGCGGCCGGAGTCGGAGGAGTGCGTGCGGCGGGTGaacgcggcggcggaggagaacTGGCGGGCGTACGTGTCGCCGGACGAGACGACGAGGGGGCACCTGATGCGGTACCCCGTGAAGGTGGACAGGGACGGCGGCGTTGGGCCGCTGCCGGGCCACGAGTGCTTCCCGGACGTCGGCGGCAAGGTCCTCGGCGGGCAGTCATCGCTGCCCGATGCTCTCACCACGTAA